The following proteins come from a genomic window of Triticum aestivum cultivar Chinese Spring chromosome 6A, IWGSC CS RefSeq v2.1, whole genome shotgun sequence:
- the LOC123130930 gene encoding uncharacterized protein: protein MLKEQQRSIVLRRKFSVASIPSAARRVRQVSGDDKKAHAPPIFFVSANTVKMSAGGGATPYLKRDTFVGLWMAAAFLAACGICRKPLAGEDAYIYRGEFAFCSDECRELYIKWKRACSLRSRGKAPSKKSRSSGGSCGGPG from the exons ATGCTCAAGGAGCAGCAGAGGAGCATTGTGCTGCGCCGGAAGTTCAGCGTGGCGTCCATTCCGTCGGCGGCGAGGCGGGTGCGCCAGGTGAGCGGTGACGACAAGAAGGCACACGCGCCGCCGATCTTTTTTGTGTCGGCTAACACCGTGAAGATGAGCGCTGGAGGCGGCGCCACCCCCTATCTAAAGAGGGACACTTTTGTCGGGCTGTGGATGGCGGCAGCGTTCCTGGCGGCCTGCGGCATCTGCCGCAAACCCCTCGCCGGCGAAGACGCCTACATTTACAG GGGTGAATTTGCATTCTGCAGCGATGAGTGCAGGGAGTTGTACATCAAATGGAAAAGGGCGTGCTCCCTCAGATCCCGCGGAAAGGCCCCATCGAAGAAGTCCAGAAGCAGCGGGGGCTCGTGCGGCGGGCCAGGCTAA